Below is a window of Lagenorhynchus albirostris chromosome 11, mLagAlb1.1, whole genome shotgun sequence DNA.
CGCATATTTTCCGTGCGGTGCTGAGTAGGTTCTGGACCATCCTCTGGCTCTTGATGGCCTCGCTGACGATGAGGCTGACCGTGTGACTGAAGCACTGCACGCTCGAGCGGGCCCCCTCGTTCAGCGCCTTCCCTATGCTGGGGCTGTCGGTGACTGTGATGCCCACCTGCAGGCCAGTGGACGTCACCCAGGCCTCCCACCAGCACTCCAGCTGCTTCTGGACGCTGCCGCCGCTGTAGTCGCAGTCGACCTGCGACACGTCCAGCAGCGCCGAGCAGTGGTGGTCCTCGCGGTGCGGTCGGGCCGACGACTCAAAGGTGACCCAGTGGGCGGTGAGGGTCAGGTACTCCCGGGTCTGGCTGCTCATCCAGATTCCAGACGTGAAGTGGACCACACCGCTCTCGGCTTCCTGGAGATGTGACATGATGATGTGTTTCACATTGTCGTACATACCTGGGATGGCCGTCCTGGAGAAGTAGGACGGAGGGGGCAGAGAGTACTGAGGTTTCAAGTATCCGAGCAGCCTGTTGAAGCCAACGTTGTCCACAAACGAGTACGGCTGGAGGTCAAGTGCGATCATTTCAGCAATGAGACTTGTTATTTTTTTGGCAACTGGATGCGAATCATAAAACTTCTCGCTGGTGTCGTCGCAGGAGGAGGCGCCTGCCGACTCTGAGCTCAGGGGCCCACGGGCACCAGGAGGGGAGGGTGGCGCCGTCCTGGGGGCGTCGGGCTTCAGCACGCCGCCATGGAACCTCTGCAGGTGCCTCAGGAGACAGCTGGTGCCCAGGTTGGTCGGCTTCTTGCCTCTGCTGATCGTCCGGCCACAGTGCAAGCACACGACCTTCGTGGGGTCTGCGGAGCAGATAGAAAAGTGATTCCACAACTTGGAGGTCTTTTTGCTGTTGACGGGAAACATAACTTGATTGTTTTTTGTGACCATGGTCGGCAGGTCAGTTAATCTGGAGGAGGAAGTTTCTGCAGAAGCCAAGGTGGCGTATGGCGAATTCGCCAGGCTGGCCCCCAGAAAGCCCTTCTGGTTCCCAACGACCTCCGGGTGGCGCCTGTAGAGATGCCGCATCAAACAGCTCGTGCCCACGTCGCCCTTCTTGCCCCGGCTGATGGCGCAGCCACAGTGCCTGCAGACAGCCTTGAGGCTGTCCGTGGGGGCCAGCGAGAAGTGATGCCAGACTTCCGACTTCAGCCTCCTCATGACCTTCTTGTTCTGCTGGAACACGGCACCGGACTCGAGTGGGCGAGGGCTGGGCGTGTCGCCTGGCTGCTTCTCGGGAGAGGATGCCCATGAGGCCTCACCCACGTCAGAGGAGGAGGACAACGCCCACGCGTCTTCCACCTGTGAGTCTCCGAGGTTCCAGTGTGCTGGCGGGTCTTCCGCCAGCCGGTCGGGGGAGGAGGGCGCAGAGGTGGAGTCCTGCACCGGCTTCCCCGGAGACGAGGACGTGGGGCTGGGCTCTCCGTCAGGCGGCGGCGGGGTGGGCAGCAGGGTTGGGGGTGCAGAGTAGGGGGGCGGCACGCCAGCGCCCCCGCCGTTTTCCCGAAGCACGATGGAGCGGTGTGCCCGCCACATGTGCCTGATGAGGCAGCTGGTGCCCAGGTCCTTTCCGTTCTTGCCCCGGCTGAACTCGTTCATGCAGTGGATGCACACGGCCTTGGAGTTGTCCAGGGGCGACAGGTAGAAGTGCTTCCAGACGGCAGACCTCCTCCTGGACCCGGATGCGCTCCTGGGCAGGGGGAGGTTTTTCTCAGCCCCGTTCTCTGCAGGCTCGTCGCAGTggaggctggggggctggggaggcagcccCGCCAGGGCTTCATCCCTGCTGTACCTCTCAGAGACTAACACGTCGGAGGGGGCCTCTTCGGAAGAAACCACAGAGCCAAGTTCCTCTGTCACCTGATGGGGAGACGGGCTCTTAGAGGCCGTTCTGGGGACGAGTTTGCCAGGTGACAGGACGGTGCCCGGGTCTCCGGCATCAGTGGGCGGCGGCGGGAGCCGcggcagaggggcagggaggggggccgGGGCCGGCGCGCTGCCGTTTTCCTCCACAAGAACGGTGGGGTGCGCCCGCCTCACGTGCCGCATCAGACAGCTGGTGCTCAGGTCCTTCTCGTTCTTGCCCCTGCTGAACTCCTTCATGCAGTACGTACAGATGGCCTTCGTGCTATCCCGGGGTGAGATGAAAAAATGCTTCCAAGCCGGGGACTTCTTCCTGGAGCTGATGCCGCGGCCGGAGAGCAGGCTCTGCGTCACGGCCTCCATGGCCACGCTGTACAGGGTGCTGTTATACTGTGACAATAGGGCCCCGTAGTCGTCCTCGGGGTCAGGAGAGACGCGCCTCCCCGGGGGCTGGCAGCCACAGCTCgcctctctgccctctgcccgTTCATCCCCGCTGCCAGCCCGTTTCCTGTTCTCCTGCTCATTTCTAAAGTCCATTCTTTCCAAACTGTGATCAGCAATGTGATCGTcatcttcctcttctattttaaaatgtatttgatcaGAAACAAAATCCCCACCCGCTTCGGGACGCGTCTCCTGGTGATTCTCCATGACTGACCATAACTATTCTGGCTGCCTCACGATGCTGACCGCCTGCGTTGGTAGAAAACTGATGCAAATGCTCCTTTGTGCCCCCAAATGTACATTATCTTCAGTTCTTTCAGGAGAATCCTATCTTCCGGGATGTTTATGAATATGGCCAATCATAAATCTCACTGAGGAGTAGACCAGGGAACTGGTGAGCACGTCATCAGGGTGCGGACCGCTGCCTTCCAGAAGTTCTACTCTTAAACACTCCACGGTGCAGACACGCGTTCGCGCAGCGGGGACCTGCTTGTCTCAGACGCAGGATCGCCGTCATCTTGGTGGCACAGCGATCCTTCTGCGTTATCTACAGAAGAGGAGATCAAGTCA
It encodes the following:
- the ZBED4 gene encoding zinc finger BED domain-containing protein 4, with protein sequence MENHQETRPEAGGDFVSDQIHFKIEEEDDDHIADHSLERMDFRNEQENRKRAGSGDERAEGREASCGCQPPGRRVSPDPEDDYGALLSQYNSTLYSVAMEAVTQSLLSGRGISSRKKSPAWKHFFISPRDSTKAICTYCMKEFSRGKNEKDLSTSCLMRHVRRAHPTVLVEENGSAPAPAPLPAPLPRLPPPPTDAGDPGTVLSPGKLVPRTASKSPSPHQVTEELGSVVSSEEAPSDVLVSERYSRDEALAGLPPQPPSLHCDEPAENGAEKNLPLPRSASGSRRRSAVWKHFYLSPLDNSKAVCIHCMNEFSRGKNGKDLGTSCLIRHMWRAHRSIVLRENGGGAGVPPPYSAPPTLLPTPPPPDGEPSPTSSSPGKPVQDSTSAPSSPDRLAEDPPAHWNLGDSQVEDAWALSSSSDVGEASWASSPEKQPGDTPSPRPLESGAVFQQNKKVMRRLKSEVWHHFSLAPTDSLKAVCRHCGCAISRGKKGDVGTSCLMRHLYRRHPEVVGNQKGFLGASLANSPYATLASAETSSSRLTDLPTMVTKNNQVMFPVNSKKTSKLWNHFSICSADPTKVVCLHCGRTISRGKKPTNLGTSCLLRHLQRFHGGVLKPDAPRTAPPSPPGARGPLSSESAGASSCDDTSEKFYDSHPVAKKITSLIAEMIALDLQPYSFVDNVGFNRLLGYLKPQYSLPPPSYFSRTAIPGMYDNVKHIIMSHLQEAESGVVHFTSGIWMSSQTREYLTLTAHWVTFESSARPHREDHHCSALLDVSQVDCDYSGGSVQKQLECWWEAWVTSTGLQVGITVTDSPSIGKALNEGARSSVQCFSHTVSLIVSEAIKSQRMVQNLLSTARKICERVHRSPRAKAKLAELQKEYELPPHHLLQDVPSKWNTSFHMLERLIEQKRAVNELSVECNFRELISCDQWEVMQSVCHALKPFDAARREMSTHVSTLSQVIPMIHILNRRVEMLFEETMGIDTMLKSLREAMVSRLSATLHDPRYVLATLLDPRYKASLFSEEEAEQYKQDLIRELETLNSTSEPTPVSNGCDPGSPPRDCAGEESLWSLMAKMKKTEPRGRTKVPEDMVLAYLEEEVLEHSCDPLAYWNLKRAAWPGLSTLAVRFLGCPPSIVPSERLFSTPTENGSFGQSRLTMEHFEKLIFLKVNLPLICFQY